Proteins found in one Osmerus mordax isolate fOsmMor3 chromosome 20, fOsmMor3.pri, whole genome shotgun sequence genomic segment:
- the stard4 gene encoding stAR-related lipid transfer protein 4, which yields MVSLEDPIALTSSLKNTLLSYHNLKDHEWRISKKSKDVIVWRKPSEEFHGFLYKAQGFVEDNPYRIMDYIRPGPYRLDWDSLMTSMDIVKTIDKGCCVMRYSTAGQLWNIIAPREFIDFSYTTDFQDGLLSCGVSVDHEEKHPSFVRGFNHPCGWFCIPSDEENSPHNSLLTGYIQTDLRGMIPQSAVDTAMASTLVSFYSDLRQALKA from the exons ATGGTTAGCTTAGAAGACCCCATTGCTTTGACGTCAAGCCTAAAAAATACTCTGCTCTCTTATCACAATCTAAAGGATCATGAATGGAGGATAAGCAAAAAATCA AAAGATGTCATAGTATGGAGAAAGCCATCAGAAGAGTTCCATGGTTTCCT GTATAAAGCCCAGGGTTTTGTTGAAGATAATCCTTACAGAATAATGGATTATATTCGTCCTGGACCATATAGACTAGACTGGGACAGTTTGATGACATCCATGGACATTGTTAAAACAATCGATAAG GGCTGTTGTGTGATGAGATACTCAACTGCAGGGCAGTTGTGGAACATTATCGCACCTAGAGAGTTCATTGATTTCTCGTACACCACAGATTTCCAGGATGGCCTTCTGTCTTGTG GAGTCAGTGTGgatcatgaagagaagcatcCGAGTTTTGTCCGGGGCTTTAACCACCCCTGCGGCTGGTTCTGCATCCCCTCCGACGAGGAGAACAGCCCTCACAACAGCCTCCTGACAGGCTACATTCAGACAGACCTGAGGGGTATGATCCCCCAGTCAGCCGTGGACACAGCCATGGCCAGCACTCTGGTTAGCTTCTACTCTGACCTGCGACAAGCTCTAAAAGCCTGA
- the LOC136964258 gene encoding vacuolar protein sorting-associated protein 37B-like gives MGEMAEFNEKFRSLSMTQLNELLEDDEKLNSIVKEMDEMLQVQQVKEVTLASNRSLAEQNLHLQPSLENQKNHLTKLYRHLQDLYDNYHLRKSTLDHNSGNSSLDIHLALLQAEGAKIEEETENMADAFLDGDVSLDCFIEDYQRRRYLAHLRRVKIDKLREHVLKGLNRLPQTSTSTNIPSLSTRPPDLPTSPSAYINGSPSPLYTQAAPHPPHLFPGLASTGYPYMQQPYTPAVSQHPSPSVRLPPRTGFIMQ, from the exons ATGGGAGAAATGGCCGAATTCAACGAAAAATTTCGTTCTCTTTCTATGACACAGTTAAACGAATTGCTTGAGGATGACGAGAAGCTTAACAGTATCGTGAAAGAAATGGATGAG ATGCTACAAgttcagcaggtgaaggagGTCACTCTGGCCAGTAACAGGAGTCTAGCAGAACAGAACCTACACCTGCAGCCCAGTCTGGAGAATCAGAAGAACCACCTGACCAAACTCTACCGCCACCTACAGGACCTCTACGACAACTACCATCTACGCAAGTCCACACTAG ACCACAACTCAGGAAACAGTTCTCTGGACATACATCTGGCATTGCTGCAGGCGGAAGGAGCCAAGATTGAGGAAGAGACTGAG aaCATGGCAGACGCCTTCCTGGACGGAGATGTCTCTCTGGACTGCTTTATCGAAGATTACCAGAGGAGGCGCTATCTAGCCCACCTCCGCCGGGTCAAAATCGACAAACTCAGAGAGCATGTGCTGAAAGGCCTCAACCGACTCCCCCAGACCAGCACCTCCACCAACATCCCATCGCTGTCCACCCGACCTCCGGACCTTCCCACCTCTCCATCTGCCTACATCAACGGCTCGCCTTCACCCCTCTACACACAGGctgctccacacccacctcaccTCTTCCCCGGCCTGGCTTCCACAGGCTATCCTTACATGCAGCAGCCCTACACCCCAGCAGTCTCACAGCATCCCTCCCCGTCTGTCCGCCTGCCCCCCCGAACTGGCTTCATAATGcaatga
- the LOC136964039 gene encoding tubulin alpha chain, testis-specific: MPSDKTIGGGDDSFNTFFSETGAGKHVPRAVFVDLEPTVVDEVRTGTYRQLFHPEQLITGKEDAANNYARGHYTIGKEIVDLVLDRVRKLSDQCTGLQGFLIFHSFGGGTGSGFASLLMERLSVDYGKKSKLEFAIYPAPQVSTAVVEPYNSILTTHTTLEHSDCAFMVDNEAIYDICRRNLDIERPTYTNLNRLIGQIVSSITASLRFDGALNVDLTEFQTNLVPYPRIHFPLVTYAPVISAEKAYHEQLSVAEITNACFEPANQMVKCDPRHGKYMACCMLYRGDVVPKDVNAAIATIKTKRTIQFVDWCPTGFKVGINYQPPTVVPGGDLAKVQRAVCMLSNTTAIAEAWARLDHKFDLMYAKRAFVHWYVGEGMEEGEFSEAREDLAALEKDYEEVGVDSVEGEAEEGEE, from the exons ATGCCCAGCGACAAGACAATCGGTGGAGGAGATGATTCCTTTAACACCTTCTTCAGCGAAaccggagcagggaaacatgttCCCCGTGCTGTATTTGTGGACCTCGAACCAACGGTTGTTG ATGAGGTCCGCACGGGGACTTACAGACAGTTGTTCCACCCCGAGCAGCTAATAACGGGCAAGGAGGATGCCGCGAACAATTACGCGCGTGGCCACTACACCATCGGCAAAGAGATCGTTGATCTGGTGCTGGACCGAGTCCGCAAACTG TCGGACCAGTGCACGGGGCTGCAGGGGTTTCTGATCTTTCACAGCTTCGGTGGAGGAACTGGCTCTGGCTTTGCCTCTCTGCTGATGGAGCGGCTGTCTGTAGACTACGGCAAGAAATCCAAGCTGGAGTTTGCCATTTACCCTGCACCTCAG GTTTCCACAGCTGTTGTGGAGCCCTATAACTCGATCCTgaccacccacaccaccctgGAGCACTCAGACTGTGCCTTCATGGTGGACAACGAGGCCATCTATGACATCTGCCGCCGTAATCTGGACATCGAGCGACCCACCTATACAAACTTGAATCGCCTGATTGGACAGATCGtctcctccatcactgcctcTCTGCGTTTCGATGGGGCTCTGAACGTGGACCTGACTGAGTTCCAGACCAACCTGGTGCCCTACCCCCGCATCCACTTCCCCCTGGTGACCTACGCCCCGGTCATCTCTGCAGAGAAGGCCTACCACGAGCAGCTGTCGGTGGCAGAGATCACCAACGCCTGCTTCGAGCCTGCCAACCAGATGGTAAAGTGTGACCCCCGCCACGGGAAGTACATGGCCTGCTGCATGCTGTACCGTGGCGACGTGGTTCCCAAGGACGTCAACGCTGCCATCGCCACCATCAAGACCAAACGCACCATCCAGTTTGTAGACTGGTGTCCCACCGGCTTCAAG GTGGGCATCAACTACCAGCCCCCCACCGTGGTTCCTGGAGGAGACCTGGCCAAGGTGCAGAGAGCCGTGTGCATGCTGAGCAACACCACCGCCATCGCTGAGGCCTGGGCCAGGCTGGACCACAAGTTCGACCTGATGTACGCCAAGCGTGCCTTTGTGCACTGGTACGTGGGCgagggcatggaggagggggagttctCTGAGGCCAGAGAGGATCTGGCAGCCCTGGAGAAGGACTACGAGGAAGTGGGGGTGGACTCTGTcgagggagaggctgaggaaggagaagagtaa